The Oreochromis niloticus isolate F11D_XX unplaced genomic scaffold, O_niloticus_UMD_NMBU tig00007093_pilon, whole genome shotgun sequence genome has a segment encoding these proteins:
- the LOC109200557 gene encoding tripartite motif-containing protein 16-like, producing the protein MNQMDQTKFCCSVCLDLLKDPVTIPCGHSYCMDCIKSFWDEEEKKKIYSCPQCRQTFTPRPVLEKNTMLADLVEELKKTGLQAAPADHCYAGPEDVACDVCTGRKMKAFKSCLFCLASYCEQHLQPHCDAAPLKKHKLVEPSKKLQENICSRHDEVMKMFCRTDQQSICYLCPVDEHKGHDTVSAAAERTERQRELEVSRQNIQQRIQDREKDVKLLQQEVEAINQSADQTVEHSEKIFTELIHLIQKRSSDVKQQIRSQQETEVSRVKELEEKLEQEITELKRKDAELKQLSHTEDHIQFLHNYPSLSALSESTDSSSINIRPLSYFEDVTAAVSEVRDKLQDILREERTNISLTVTEVDVLLSDPPEPKTRAGFLKYSHEITLDPNTANKQLLLSEGNRKITVMNQQQSYSDHPDRFTDKFQVLSRESLTGRCYWEVEWRGGGVCVAVAYKNISRKGYECGFGYNDKSWSLYCNNNSYTFWYNNIQTRVSGPCSSRVGVYLDHRAGILSFYSVSETMTLLHRVQTTFTQPLYAGLWLWRIGNTTELIKVK; encoded by the coding sequence atgaatcaaatggatCAAACAAAATTCTGCTGTTCAGtctgtttggatctactgaaggatccggtgactattccctgtggacacagctactgcatgGACTGTATTAAAAGCTTCTGGGatgaagaggaaaagaagaaaatctacagctgccctcagtgcagacagactttcacaccgaggcctgtcctggagaaaaacaccatgttagcagatttagtggaggagctgaagaagactggactccaagctgctcctgctgatcactgctatgctggacctgaagatgtggcctgtgatgtctgcactggaagaaaaatgaaagcctTCAAGTCCTGTTTATTCTGTCTGGCATCTTACTGTGAGCAACACCTTCAGCCTCATTGTGATGCGGctccattaaagaaacacaagctggtggagccctccaagaagctccaggagaacatctgctctcgtcatgatgaggtgatgaagatgttctgccgtactgatcagcagagtatctgttatctctgccctgtggatgaacataaaggccacgacacagtctcagctgcagcagaaaggactgagaggcagagagagctggaggtgagtcgacaaaacatccagcagagaatccaggacagagagaaagatgtgaagctgcttcaacaggaggtggaggccatcaatcagtctgctgatcaaacagtggagcacagtgagaagatcttcactgagctgatccatctcatccagaaaagaagctctgatgtgaagcagcagatcagatcccagcaggaaactgaagtgagtcgagtcaaagagcttgaggagaagctggagcaggagatcactgagctgaagaggaaagatgctgagctgaagcagctctcacacacagaggatcacatccagtttctacacaactacccctcactgtcagcactcagtgagtctacagactcatccagcatcaatatccgtcctctgagctactttgaggatgtgacagcagctgtgtcagaggtcagagataaactacaggacattctgagagaggaacggacaaacatctcactgacagtcactgaagtggatgttttactgtcagatccaccagagccaaagaccagagctggattcttaaaatattcacatgaaatcacactggatccaaacacagcaaacaaacagctgttattatcagaggggaacagaaaaataactgtaatgaatcaacaacagtcttattctgatcatccagacagattcactGACAAGTTTCAGgtcctgagtagagagagtctgactggacgttgttactgggaggtggagtggagaggggGAGGAGTTTGTGTAGCAGTCGCATACAAGAATATCAGCAGAAAAGGATATGAATGTGGATTTGGATATAATGACAAATCTTGGTCATTATATTGTAACAACAACAGTTATACATTTTGGTACAACAACATCCAAACTCGTGTCTCAGGTCCTTGttcctccagagtaggagtgtacctggatcacagagcaggtattttgtccttctacagcgtctctgaaaccatgactctcctccacagagtccagaccacattcactcagccgctctatgctggacttTGGCTTTGGAGAATAGGAAACACTACTGAGTTGATTAAAGTGAAATAG